One segment of Vulpes lagopus strain Blue_001 chromosome 8, ASM1834538v1, whole genome shotgun sequence DNA contains the following:
- the AGMAT gene encoding agmatinase, mitochondrial has product MLRRVAAGCARALGAGGGAHPASGLSPRGRSASSGSPDAPRNQPPSSEFLARPVGVCSMMRLPVRASPEGLDAAFVGVPLDIGTSNRPGARFGPRRIREESVLLRTANPSTGALPFQSLMVADLGDVNVNLYNLQDSCRLIREAYEKIVAAGCIPLTLGGDHTITYPILQAMAKKHGPVGLLHVDAHTDTADKALGEKVYHGTPFRRCVDEGLLDCERVVQVGIRGSATTLDPYRYSRSQGFRVVLAEDCWMKSLVPLMADVRRQMGGKPLYISFDIDGLDPAYAPGTGTPEIAGLTPSQGLEIIRGCQGLNVVGCDLVEVSPPYDPFGNTALLAANLLFEMLCALPKVTVV; this is encoded by the exons ATGCTGCGGCGGGTGGCGGCCGGGTGCGCCCGGGCTCTGGGCGCTGGCGGGGGTGCGCATCCTGCCTCGGGGCTCAGCCCCCGGGGCCGCAGCGCCAGCAGCGGGTCCCCCGATGCGCCCCGGAACCAGCCCCCCAGCTCCGAGTTCTTGGCTCGGCCGGTGGGCGTCTGCTCCATGATGCGGCTGCCGGTGCGAGCCTCCCCCGAGGGGCTGGACGCCGCCTTCGTCGGGGTGCCCCTGGACATTGGGACCTCCAACCGGCCTGGGGCCAG ATTTGGACCCCGGCGGATCCGGGAAGAGTCAGTGCTGCTTCGGACAGCCAACCCTAGCACGGGGGCCCTCCCCTTCCAGTCCCTCATGGTTGCAGACCTAGGCGACGTGAATGTCAATCTCTACAACCTTCAGGACAGCTGCCGTCTAATTCGAGAGGCCTATGAGAAAATTGTAGCGGCCGGCTGTATTCCCCTGACCTTGG GCGGAGATCACACAATCACATATCCTATATTGCAAGCGATGGCAAAAAA GCATGGCCCCGTGGGGCTGCTGCATGTGGACGCCCACACGGACACGGCCGACAAGGCCCTGGGAGAGAAGGTCTATCACGGGACGCCCTTCCGCCGGTGCGTGGACGAGGGCCTCCTGGACTGCGAGCGCGTGGTGCAGGTCGGCATCCGGGGCTCCGCCACGACCTTGGATCCCTACAGATACAGCCGGAGCCAG GGCTTCCGGGTGGTCCTGGCCGAGGACTGCTGGATGAAGTCGCTGGTCCCGCTGATGGCAGATGTGAGGCGGCAGATGGGGGGCAAGCCCCTTTATATCAGCTTTGACATCGACGGCCTGGATCCTGCCTACGCCCCAGGGACAGGAACACCTGAAATTGCGGGGCTCACCCCGAGTCAG GGGCTGGAAATCATCCGGGGTTGTCAAGGCCTGAACGTGGTGGGTTGTGACCTTGTGGAAGTTTCACCGCCCTACGATCCTTTTG gaAACACAGCCCTCCTGGCTGCTAACCTGCTGTTTGAGATGCTGTGTGCGCTCCCCAAAGTGACAGTCGTCTGA